In Belonocnema kinseyi isolate 2016_QV_RU_SX_M_011 chromosome 4, B_treatae_v1, whole genome shotgun sequence, a single window of DNA contains:
- the LOC117172002 gene encoding uncharacterized protein LOC117172002 isoform X2, whose translation MNLERELNDNGSINGLDSATLEIEDVSESESESEAKHDEMLENSHSVEPNQLEARLLRLASQESDDVVLKNVKEYRRNFDGFVKIVPFDSIYAMHEYIRANLRNLKPEECENSKQASYLNIILRIKPEDRFNKLLEFCEPIVRRILVANKGILEELLITANIEKLPCPIASDSEDSGEFSSRDDEDYDFEASIKPWYMLELIGMWLNFVNDPQSFRDELKTELLHKRLGGISVPLKYK comes from the exons ATGa ATTTAGAAAGAGAATTAAACGATAATGGTTCGATAAATGGACTGGATTCGGCAACACTCGAGATAGAAGATGTCAGTGAATCTGAAAGTGAATCTGAAGCAAAACATGACGAAATGTTAGAAAATAGTCACAGTGTGGAACCAAATCAATTAGAAG CTCGTCTTTTGAGACTTGCATCTCAAGAATCAGACGATGTCGTTCTCAAAAATGTGAAAGAGTATCGCAGAAATTTTGATGGGTTCGtaaaaattgttccattcgaTTCAATATATGCAATGCACGAATACATTCGAGCAAATTTGAGAAATCTTAAGCCCGAAGAATGTGAGAATTCGAAACAAGCAAGTTATTTGAACATTATACTGAGAATAAAACCAGAAGATCGTTTCAACAAATTGTTGGAATTTTGCGAACCCATTGTTCGTCGCATTCTTGTAGCTAACAAAGGAATTTTAGAAGAACTACTTATAACTGCAAACATTGAGAAACTACCTTGTCCAATTGCCAGTGACAGTGAAGATTCTGGAGAGTTTTCAAGTCGGGATGATGAAGATTATGATTTTGAGGCCAGCATCAAACCTTGGTACATGCTTGAGTTGATTGGCATGTGGCTAAACTTTGTGAACGACCCACAAAGTTTTAGGGATGAACTTAAAACTGAATTGTTGCATAAACGACTTGGCGGAATTTCAGTACCATTGAAGTATAAGTAA
- the LOC117172002 gene encoding uncharacterized protein LOC117172002 isoform X1, translating into MATKAISSRSMHDDYKTHVMFKAPIEEEDEDNVEDLERELNDNGSINGLDSATLEIEDVSESESESEAKHDEMLENSHSVEPNQLEARLLRLASQESDDVVLKNVKEYRRNFDGFVKIVPFDSIYAMHEYIRANLRNLKPEECENSKQASYLNIILRIKPEDRFNKLLEFCEPIVRRILVANKGILEELLITANIEKLPCPIASDSEDSGEFSSRDDEDYDFEASIKPWYMLELIGMWLNFVNDPQSFRDELKTELLHKRLGGISVPLKYK; encoded by the exons ATGGCAACAAAAGCCATATCAAGTAGAAGTATGCATGATGATTATAAAACACATGTAATGTTCAAAGCTCCAATTGAAGAAGAGGATGAAGATAATGTCGaag ATTTAGAAAGAGAATTAAACGATAATGGTTCGATAAATGGACTGGATTCGGCAACACTCGAGATAGAAGATGTCAGTGAATCTGAAAGTGAATCTGAAGCAAAACATGACGAAATGTTAGAAAATAGTCACAGTGTGGAACCAAATCAATTAGAAG CTCGTCTTTTGAGACTTGCATCTCAAGAATCAGACGATGTCGTTCTCAAAAATGTGAAAGAGTATCGCAGAAATTTTGATGGGTTCGtaaaaattgttccattcgaTTCAATATATGCAATGCACGAATACATTCGAGCAAATTTGAGAAATCTTAAGCCCGAAGAATGTGAGAATTCGAAACAAGCAAGTTATTTGAACATTATACTGAGAATAAAACCAGAAGATCGTTTCAACAAATTGTTGGAATTTTGCGAACCCATTGTTCGTCGCATTCTTGTAGCTAACAAAGGAATTTTAGAAGAACTACTTATAACTGCAAACATTGAGAAACTACCTTGTCCAATTGCCAGTGACAGTGAAGATTCTGGAGAGTTTTCAAGTCGGGATGATGAAGATTATGATTTTGAGGCCAGCATCAAACCTTGGTACATGCTTGAGTTGATTGGCATGTGGCTAAACTTTGTGAACGACCCACAAAGTTTTAGGGATGAACTTAAAACTGAATTGTTGCATAAACGACTTGGCGGAATTTCAGTACCATTGAAGTATAAGTAA